The Rhododendron vialii isolate Sample 1 chromosome 6a, ASM3025357v1 genome includes a window with the following:
- the LOC131330260 gene encoding uncharacterized protein LOC131330260, producing the protein MTPNYFWKKNACGNAPGFGAIFMSNRSTKDECFERKLFGLPHACAEFVKEVKAGMILFLFEYEQKKLYGVFRAVSDGRMDIVPHAYQSTGKKFPAQVCFTVIWNCCPLSEPDFRDAIRENYFAERKFNIGLSKYQVERLLYLFHSVMVGVQKSLSKKQDKKRHSNAMAKVNSSLDPTEDSVVESQATKLVDVPQTLNESTSPFKHPFTTGTSNLFTSLHENITPSSDAIASSCFSGCQPVPLEKESECIDVSSYTASSGLGDYIPLSSPEQFEPTETGQAFSEATCDGHKDSSLAEACIFPMSFGVGDSTQPSSVHNADGGQCDESSPAHQSDSYPRVKGLYSDIPDKKGSVFSRLNLESKASLEKNEDNSEVTESIHEIMKKLQKSHKKWEKANRKTESVVHGIGDRTLKNRSSVFSRLSIALVQRNNVKNWNTWRRETGAKVHADGEVGGCSSENRQKKRRLVSLIIRDELNVDTEIRDRWCLEVQMQPQESSAGKEKGGSCEGSTKSDKSGDNEIGFPPKDIVLSVIYPTTSDGKGEEQGRGLTNMDLMLGKEDGSIANCFIEVDPKPLKTYQRRRRVCDTELVSLVSIETGNVMC; encoded by the exons ATGACGCCAAACTATTTTTGGAAGAAGAATGCCTGTGGAAATGCTCCTGGCTTCGGAGCTATCTTCATGTCAAACCGGAGTACAAAAGATGAGTGTTTCGAGAGAAAACTATTTGGTCTTCCACATGCTTGTGCTGAGTTTGTAAAAGAAGTCAAAGCTGGAatgattttatttctttttgagtATGAGCAGAAAAAACTTTATGGTGTCTTTCGGGCTGTGTCTGATGGAAGAATGGATATTGTACCCCATGCGTATCAGTCAACCGGGAAAAAGTTCCCTGCACAG GTTTGTTTTACTGTGATTTGGAATTGTTGTCCACTTTCTGAACCTGATTTTCGTGACGCGATTAGAGAGAATTACTTTGCAGAGCGGAAGTTCAACATTGGTCTGTCTAAATATCAG GTTGAAAGGCTCCTCTACTTATTTCACTCTGTAATGGTTGGAGTTCAGAAATCTTTGAGCAAAAAGCAAGACAAGAAAAGGCACTCTAACGCTATGGCTAAAGTAAATTCCTCCCTAGATCCTACAGAGGATTCTGTGGTTGAAAGTCAGGCTACTAAATTAGTGGATGTTCCCCAGACACTGAATGAAAGTACTTCTCCTTTTAAGCACCCATTCACCACTGGAACCAGCAACCTTTTTACCTCTTTGCATGAAAATATCACTCCCTCTAGTGATGCAATAGCAAGCTCATGTTTTTCTGGATGTCAACCAGTCCCATTGGAAAAAGAATCAGAGTGCATAGATGTCTCTTCTTATACAGCTTCATCAGGCCTTGGCGATTACATACCTTTGTCTTCCCCTGAACAGTTCGAACCAACAGAGACTGGGCAAGCTTTCTCAGAGGCTACCTGTGATGGTCATAAAGATTCGTCCTTGGCTGAAGCATGTATATTTCCAATGTCTTTTGGAGTGGGGGATTCAACTCAGCCATCCTCTGTACACAACGCAGATGGGGGTCAATGTGATGAAAGCTCTCCAGCTCATCAAAGTGATAGCTATCCAAGGGTCAAGGGCCTATATTCTGATATTCCAGACAAAAAAGGTAGTGTGTTTTCGCGTTTAAATTTGGAGTCTAAAGCTTCTTTGGAAAAGAATGAAGACAACTCGGAAGTGACTGAATCAATTCATGAAATTATGAAGAAGTTGCAAAAGTCTcacaaaaaatgggaaaaggcaAATAGGAAAACTGAAAGTGTCGTACATGGAATAGGAGATAGAACTCTGAAAAACAGATCTAGTGTTTTTTCTCGCTTAAGTATTGCTTTGGTACAAAGAAACAATGTCAAGAACTGGAACACTTGGAGGCGTGAAACTGGGGCCAAAGTCCATGCAGATGGTGAGGTGGGTGGTTGTTCTTCTGAAAATAGGCAGAAGAAGAGAAGATTGGTTAGTCTTATTATTAGAGACGAGTTAAACGTCGACACTGAAATACGCGATAGGTGGTGTTTGGAAGTTCAGATGCAACCTCAGGAAAGTTCTGCTGGCAAAGAGAAAGGTGGAAGTTGTGAAGGTTCAACCAAAAGTGATAAAAGTGGTGATAATGAGATTGGGTTTCCTCCAAAAGACATAGTATTATCTGTCATATACCCAACCACTAGTGATGGGAAAGGTGAAGAGCAAGGGAGGGGCTTGACCAACATGGATTTGATGCTGGGAAAGGAAGATGGTTCCATAGCCAACTGTTTTATCGAGGTGGACCCAAAACCTTTGAAGACATACCAACGTCGTCGTCGGGTTTGCGATACTGAGCTGGTTTCTCTTGTTAGTATTGAAACTGGCAATGTTATGTGCTGA
- the LOC131329868 gene encoding uncharacterized protein LOC131329868, which yields MMVVGFRFYYPHSNSSRRNRSMLLSIQKLQGRRSFTRFFPCSSSSKTNNDYFPSPHTHLSFSSKSAEPNRLNDSKLEDQSNSLPKGSPFPGLEDVMMGYIFGKKKATEVAHSVWRHIVQNGDILVDATCGNGYDTLAMVKMVADKSSTGRVYAMDIQKAALESTSSLLDESLDSDEKGLVELFAICHSRMEEVVPKGIPVRLVAFNLGYLPGGDKATITESETTLQALEAAKRMLAPGGLISLVVYVGHPGGREEYEAVQAFASGLPVENWICCKLQMLNRSSAPILVLLLNR from the exons ATGATGGTGGTGGGTTTCCGGTTTTATTATCCACATTCGAATTCCTCTCGTAGGAATAGGAGTATGTTGTTGTCGATTCAAAAGTTGCAGGGGAGGAGGAGCTTCACCCGTTTCTTCCCTTGTTCATCTTCATCAAAGACAAACAACGACTACTTCCCTTCCCCTCATACACATCTATCTTTCTCTTCCAAATCTGCTGAACCGAATCGACTCAACGATTCAAAGCTGGAGGACCAGTCGAATTCACTTCCCAAAGGCTCCCCTTTTCCTG GGCTGGAGGATGTGATGATGGGCTACATCTTTGGCAAGAAAAAGGCTACTGAAGTTGCTCACTC GGTATGGAGGCATATTGTCCAGAACGGCGATATACTTGTTGATGCTACTTGTGGCAATGGTTATGATACGCTAGCAATGGTCAAAATGGTTGCTGATAAGTCAAGTACCGGTCGTGTATATGCAATGGATATCCAAAAAGCTGCTTTGGAAAGTACTTCATCTTTACTAGATGAATCACTTGACTCAGATGAG AAAGGACTTGTTGAGCTCTTTGCCATTTGCCACAGTAGAATGGAGGAAGTTGTTCCAAAAGGTATCCCTGTGAG GCTGGTTGCTTTCAACTTGGGCTACCTTCCAGGAGGTGACAAGGCGACAATAACTGAGTCAGAGACAACCCTACAAGCACTGGAAGCTGCCAAGAGAATGCTAGCACCCGGAGGCCTCATCAGCCTAGTTGTTTATGTGGGCCATCCTGGAGGAAG GGAGGAATATGAGGCAGTACAAGCTTTTGCATCTGGATTACCAGTTGAGAATTGGATCTGCTGCAAGCTTCAAATGCTGAACCGATCATCAGCGCCAATCCTGGTTCTCCTGTTGAATAGATAA
- the LOC131329867 gene encoding patellin-4-like isoform X1, with product MAAEVTSEPSQVAEVVVPEKQQEYPPKDAKEVKFAEQPGDPKKDHEPKTGEELIEETKIDGEAGEASSSSTVIVRNGTFKEESYLLSELKEPEKKALIKLRSLLQDAIQENTLFKDAKDNTQAAENAKSTQKQSEEGKNKGSATAKEEEIHANETDGGKEALKHGGEEKEDSVKKEGTQEEKPANTIDKGKEIMKPDHEGNEKENPPLTIEDISLWGVPLLPSKGDEGTDVILLKFLRAREFEVNEAFDMLRNTLQWRKKFKIDSVPDEDFGSDLDSAAYISGVDREGRPVCYNLYGVFGDEDIYNRTFGTEERREKFLRWRSQQMEKGIQKLNFKPDGVSSLVQINDLRNTPGPAWKELRLATKQAVGLLQDNYPELVARNIFINVPFWYYAFNALSSPFLTQRTKSKFVFARPARVTETLLRYVAVEEIPAHYGGFKRDNNSEFSFEDEVHEVTVKASSTESIEIPAPEVGTTLLWDLTVLGWEVNYKEEFVPDDEGSYTLIVRKGRKMGWQEGSILNSFTNREPGKVVLTIDNGSFKKKRVLYRFKTRTSSASSAVLVAA from the exons ATGGCCGCTGAGGTGACATCTGAACCATCCCAGGTGGCTGAAGTTGTGGTTCCCGAAAAACAACAAGAGTATCCCCCAAAGGATGCCAAAGAGGTTAAATTCGCAGAACAGCCTGGCGATCCGAAGAAAGATCATGAGCCCAAAACAGGGGAGGAGTTGATTGAGGAGACAAAAATCGATGGTGAAGCAGGTGAGGCTTCATCATCTTCTACTGTTATTGTGAGAAACGGAACATTCAAAGAAGAAAGTTATTTACTTTCTGAATTGAAGGAACCTGAGAAGAAGGCATTGATCAAGCTGAGATCATTGCTTCAAGATGCAATTCAAGAGAACACCCTTTTCAAGGACGCTAAGGATAACACCCAAGCGGCTGAAAATGCAAAATCAACACAGAAACAATCAGAAGAAGGCAAAAACAAGGGAAGTGCAacagcaaaagaagaagaaatacaCGCTAATGAAACAGACGGAGGAAAAGAAGCGTTAAAACACGGAGGCGAAGAGAAAGAAGATTCGGTTAAGAAAGAAGGGACACAAGAAGAAAAACCAGCCAACACCATAGACAAAGGTAAGGAAATAATGAAACCCGACCATGAAGGCAATGAAAAAGAGAATCCCCCTCTAACCATTGAGGATATTAGCCTTTGGGGGGTGCCCTTATTGCCTAGCAAGGGAGATGAAGGCACTGATGTCATACTCTTGAAGTTTCTAAGGGCTAGAGAATTCGAAGTTAACGAGGCTTTTGATATGTTAAGGAATACCCTTCAGTGGAGGAAGAAATTCAAGATCGATTCCGTTCCGGATGAAGATTTTGGGAGTGATTTAGACTCTGCCGCCTACATCAGTGGTGTGGACCGTGAAGGCCGTCCTGTTTGTTACAATCTTTATGGGGTGTTTGGTGATGAAGACATCTACAATAGGACGTTCGGAACAGAGGAGAGGCGCGAAAAGTTTCTGAGGTGGAGGTCTCAGCAGATGGAGAAAGGGATTCAGAAGCTCAATTTCAAGCCAGATGGTGTGTCCTCATTGGTCCAAATCAACGATCTCAGGAACACGCCAGGACCGGCCTGGAAGGAGCTCCGGCTGGCCACGAAACAAGCTGTGGGGCTTCTTCAGGATAATTATCCTGAATTAGTTGCAAGAAAT ATCTTCATCAATGTGCCTTTCTGGTACTATGCCTTCAATGCCCTCTCATCACCTTTCTTGACCCAAAGAACCAAGAGCAAATTTGTCTTCGCTCGGCCTGCAAGGGTTACAGAAACCCTTCTCAG GTACGTAGCTGTAGAGGAAATTCCAGCGCACTATGGCGGGTTTAAGAGAGACAATAACTCCGAGTTCTCTTTTGAAGATGAAGTCCATGAGGTCACTGTTAAGGCCAGCTCAACCGAATCTATTGAGATACCTGCACCAGAG GTTGGAACCACATTGTTATGGGACTTGACTGTGTTGGGATGGGAAGTGAACTACAAGGAAGAGTTTGTACCAGATGATGAGGGGTCTTACACCTTGATAGTCCGGAAAGGAAGGAAGATGGGATGGCAGGAAGGATCCATTCTCAACTCTTTCACAAACAGAGAGCCCGGTAAGGTTGTACTCACCATTGACAATGGGTCCTTCAAGAAGAAGCGTGTCCTGTATCGCTTCAAGACCCGGACTAGCTCAGCTTCCTCTGCAGTCCTTGTCGCTGCCTAA
- the LOC131329867 gene encoding patellin-4-like isoform X2, with amino-acid sequence MAAEVTSEPSQVAEVVVPEKQQEYPPKDAKEVKFAEQPGDPKKDHEPKTGEELIEETKIDGEAGEASSSSTVIVRNGTFKEESYLLSELKEPEKKALIKLRSLLQDAIQENTLFKDAKDNTQAAENAKSTQKQSEEGKNKGSATAKEEEIHANETDGGKEALKHGGEEKEDSVKKEGTQEEKPANTIDKGNEKENPPLTIEDISLWGVPLLPSKGDEGTDVILLKFLRAREFEVNEAFDMLRNTLQWRKKFKIDSVPDEDFGSDLDSAAYISGVDREGRPVCYNLYGVFGDEDIYNRTFGTEERREKFLRWRSQQMEKGIQKLNFKPDGVSSLVQINDLRNTPGPAWKELRLATKQAVGLLQDNYPELVARNIFINVPFWYYAFNALSSPFLTQRTKSKFVFARPARVTETLLRYVAVEEIPAHYGGFKRDNNSEFSFEDEVHEVTVKASSTESIEIPAPEVGTTLLWDLTVLGWEVNYKEEFVPDDEGSYTLIVRKGRKMGWQEGSILNSFTNREPGKVVLTIDNGSFKKKRVLYRFKTRTSSASSAVLVAA; translated from the exons ATGGCCGCTGAGGTGACATCTGAACCATCCCAGGTGGCTGAAGTTGTGGTTCCCGAAAAACAACAAGAGTATCCCCCAAAGGATGCCAAAGAGGTTAAATTCGCAGAACAGCCTGGCGATCCGAAGAAAGATCATGAGCCCAAAACAGGGGAGGAGTTGATTGAGGAGACAAAAATCGATGGTGAAGCAGGTGAGGCTTCATCATCTTCTACTGTTATTGTGAGAAACGGAACATTCAAAGAAGAAAGTTATTTACTTTCTGAATTGAAGGAACCTGAGAAGAAGGCATTGATCAAGCTGAGATCATTGCTTCAAGATGCAATTCAAGAGAACACCCTTTTCAAGGACGCTAAGGATAACACCCAAGCGGCTGAAAATGCAAAATCAACACAGAAACAATCAGAAGAAGGCAAAAACAAGGGAAGTGCAacagcaaaagaagaagaaatacaCGCTAATGAAACAGACGGAGGAAAAGAAGCGTTAAAACACGGAGGCGAAGAGAAAGAAGATTCGGTTAAGAAAGAAGGGACACAAGAAGAAAAACCAGCCAACACCATAGACAAAG GCAATGAAAAAGAGAATCCCCCTCTAACCATTGAGGATATTAGCCTTTGGGGGGTGCCCTTATTGCCTAGCAAGGGAGATGAAGGCACTGATGTCATACTCTTGAAGTTTCTAAGGGCTAGAGAATTCGAAGTTAACGAGGCTTTTGATATGTTAAGGAATACCCTTCAGTGGAGGAAGAAATTCAAGATCGATTCCGTTCCGGATGAAGATTTTGGGAGTGATTTAGACTCTGCCGCCTACATCAGTGGTGTGGACCGTGAAGGCCGTCCTGTTTGTTACAATCTTTATGGGGTGTTTGGTGATGAAGACATCTACAATAGGACGTTCGGAACAGAGGAGAGGCGCGAAAAGTTTCTGAGGTGGAGGTCTCAGCAGATGGAGAAAGGGATTCAGAAGCTCAATTTCAAGCCAGATGGTGTGTCCTCATTGGTCCAAATCAACGATCTCAGGAACACGCCAGGACCGGCCTGGAAGGAGCTCCGGCTGGCCACGAAACAAGCTGTGGGGCTTCTTCAGGATAATTATCCTGAATTAGTTGCAAGAAAT ATCTTCATCAATGTGCCTTTCTGGTACTATGCCTTCAATGCCCTCTCATCACCTTTCTTGACCCAAAGAACCAAGAGCAAATTTGTCTTCGCTCGGCCTGCAAGGGTTACAGAAACCCTTCTCAG GTACGTAGCTGTAGAGGAAATTCCAGCGCACTATGGCGGGTTTAAGAGAGACAATAACTCCGAGTTCTCTTTTGAAGATGAAGTCCATGAGGTCACTGTTAAGGCCAGCTCAACCGAATCTATTGAGATACCTGCACCAGAG GTTGGAACCACATTGTTATGGGACTTGACTGTGTTGGGATGGGAAGTGAACTACAAGGAAGAGTTTGTACCAGATGATGAGGGGTCTTACACCTTGATAGTCCGGAAAGGAAGGAAGATGGGATGGCAGGAAGGATCCATTCTCAACTCTTTCACAAACAGAGAGCCCGGTAAGGTTGTACTCACCATTGACAATGGGTCCTTCAAGAAGAAGCGTGTCCTGTATCGCTTCAAGACCCGGACTAGCTCAGCTTCCTCTGCAGTCCTTGTCGCTGCCTAA